In Gammaproteobacteria bacterium, a genomic segment contains:
- a CDS encoding lipoprotein-releasing ABC transporter permease subunit, with translation MYRPLSIFIGLRYTRAKRRNHFISFISLTSILGIALGITALITVLSVMNGFQTEIRQRILGMTAHATVTQLNGRLADWSGLENRLVGEDHILAAAPYVRQEAMVVNGRAVSGAIVSGILPKQEDKVSDVGRHMLDGSLNALDKNDWGIVLGDELARSLGVGMGDKVMVITPEAGVTPAGILPRLRRFTVVGIFRVGMYEYDRGSAFISIKDAQRLFRMGKDVSGLRLKLDDMFLAPMVSNRLSSQLGHSYWVRDWTQMHVNYFKALRTEKLVMFVILFLVVAVAAFNIVSTLVMVVTDKQADIAILRTLGLTPRQVMGVFMVQGTFIGVIGTALGVIGGVLLALNVPTIVPAIERLFHTQFLPASVYYISEIPSRLEINDVWHIAVIAFVLSIVSTLYPALRASRTQPAEALRYE, from the coding sequence TTCATCGGCCTGCGTTATACGCGGGCCAAGCGCCGTAATCACTTCATTTCGTTCATCTCGCTGACCTCCATCCTCGGCATTGCTCTGGGCATTACGGCCCTGATCACGGTGCTGTCGGTGATGAACGGCTTCCAGACCGAAATCCGCCAGCGCATTCTAGGCATGACCGCGCATGCCACCGTGACCCAGCTGAACGGTCGCCTGGCCGACTGGAGCGGCCTGGAAAACCGCCTGGTGGGCGAGGATCACATCCTTGCCGCCGCACCCTATGTCCGGCAGGAGGCGATGGTGGTCAACGGCCGGGCGGTGAGCGGCGCCATCGTGAGCGGCATCCTGCCCAAGCAGGAAGACAAGGTGTCGGACGTCGGCCGCCACATGCTGGACGGCTCGCTGAACGCGCTGGATAAGAATGACTGGGGCATCGTGCTGGGCGATGAGCTGGCGCGCTCCCTGGGCGTGGGCATGGGCGACAAGGTCATGGTCATCACGCCCGAGGCGGGGGTGACGCCGGCCGGCATCCTGCCGCGCCTGCGCCGGTTCACCGTGGTGGGCATCTTCCGCGTCGGCATGTACGAATACGACCGCGGTTCGGCCTTCATCAGCATCAAGGACGCGCAGCGCCTGTTCCGCATGGGCAAGGACGTGAGCGGCCTGCGTCTCAAGCTGGACGACATGTTTCTCGCCCCCATGGTCAGCAATCGCCTGTCCAGCCAGCTGGGCCATTCCTATTGGGTGCGCGACTGGACCCAGATGCACGTCAACTATTTCAAGGCGTTGCGCACCGAAAAGCTGGTGATGTTCGTGATCCTGTTCCTGGTTGTCGCGGTGGCGGCGTTCAACATCGTTTCCACCCTGGTCATGGTCGTCACCGACAAGCAGGCCGACATCGCCATTTTGCGCACGCTGGGGCTGACCCCGCGTCAGGTGATGGGGGTGTTCATGGTTCAGGGCACGTTCATCGGCGTGATCGGCACGGCCCTGGGCGTGATCGGTGGGGTGCTGCTGGCGCTCAACGTGCCGACCATCGTGCCGGCCATCGAGCGGCTGTTCCATACCCAGTTTTTGCCGGCCAGCGTGTACTACATCAGCGAGATTCCTTCGCGCCTCGAAATCAACGATGTCTGGCACATCGCCGTGATCGCCTTCGTGCTGTCGATCGTCTCCACCCTGTATCCGGCGTTGCGCGCCTCGCGCACCCAGCCGGCGGAGGCCCTGCGCTATGAATGA